Genomic segment of Capra hircus breed San Clemente chromosome 13, ASM170441v1, whole genome shotgun sequence:
CGGGGAGCGGCCCGGGGCTCCCCCAGTCCTGTCGCCTCGGGACGCTGCGTGGGGCGGGAGCCCcggcgcgggcgggcgggcgagTCCGGAGCCCGGCGGCCGCCCCGGAGGAGCCGGAGGGAGAGCGGGCGCGAGAGGGGGAGCCGCGGCggcgtgtgcgcgcgtgtgtgtgagCGAGAGAGCGAGGGAGAGCGAGGGAGTGAGCGAGCGGGAGCGAGGGAGTGTGCGTGTCTGACTAGGGGGGAAGTGTGCAAGGGACggatcccttccttcctcccgcAGCCTCTGGTGGAGACTCGGAGAATGCAGCGCCCGCCGGGCAGGAGCGCCGCGCCGCGCCGAGCCGCAGGCGGCCGCCGGGCCGGGACCCCGAAGCCGGGgagccccggcccccgcccccggatcgcgcccctcccccgccgccgGGGGCCGGCCTCTCCGTCCCACCCTCGGCCGCGTCCCAGGAACCCCCGGGGGGCGGTGCCCCTCCTGCTTCCAACCGCAgatgcacgcgaagggagcgCCCCCAGGAGGGGCGCCGTCTCCCTCCTCGCTTGGCAGCTTTCCCCGGAGACCCCGAGTCTGAGATCTGACCCTTCACCACTTGACTTTACCGCGTCCAGGGTTCCACGTTTTCTTCGCACTACGAAGGGAGCCGGGTTTCAGAGGAGGGGGGCGCAGGAGAGGGTGGGGGTTAGGTTTCTCCAGCGGCCGCCCCTGGCTGGCTGCCCAGAAAGCACCTCCGCGCCACCCGCCCTGGCACTGACCCTCTAGCTTCAGAAATAATCGCGGCCTGTTGaggtgggtagaggccagggccCAGTCTCTAGGGAGATGCCAGGTCAGTATCCCGGGAGCTTCTCCCCAGGTTGGGGTGGGGTGATGCTGGACAGTAAGTAGGCAAGCATCCCTGTCCTCAACTTAGCGCCACTTTGGCCCCCAGAGCCTCCCAATAAAATACCCGCCTCCATGTCCGGGTGCATTTTTCCAAGCTCTTTAAAATCCAGCTAGTCCAAATCCTGAGGTCTTTCTACCCAGCCTGGTTTCTTTCTCCTCGCTGCATGGCTCTCTCTAGTTCCATCTTCTAGGATGAGGCCTAACGGAGGAGACCCCTGGCCCCTCAGTTCTCAGTATGAGCTTGTTGATGGTGGGCTAGGACCTCTGAGTTCCATAGGTCCTTTTTTCTCTTGGGTTGGGTATCCCCTTGGAAGCCTCCCCGCAGAGGGCTGCTGAATAGGGAGTGAAGGATGGCAGGAGACAAGACCCCCATTTCTACCTCTATCCTGTCATGCTGTCACTGACCAGATGCATAATGATGTATGAAGTTCAAGGCCAAGAGGAGcagggcacctcagggacccaggctcTACCTCAGCATctgcccctcccaccccgccGCTTCCTCCTTTGCCTCCTTCCCTAATTTCCATCTGTCCCCGTGTCCTGGTCCTTCTCTCCTTCCAGATGGTTGGAATCATCTCTCCCTGTGGCTGTCCCTCTGGCCCCTCCCACTAAACTCCatcactgttttatttattttgagatttattcTCCATCTCACCAGCCTGTTCCTTCCCCTAAGTCCTTCTCTCAGTTTATTCCCCTTCATTGATctctcccagccctgcctctcggcccctcctctctcccctctctctcctcccctctcctctctatTCTTAGCCTCCACTCTTTCATGCTTTCAGAGACCAGAGGCCAACCCTTCCAGAGGCATCAGCACGCGTTctgttctctcccttccctcctacTCACTTTGGCTATTTGCTCTCActgcccctctctctctctcagtcccTCCAGGCCTTGCAGTGTTCTGTGCATCTCATGAGTCACATCTGTTTAATTGTCCACAGGTAGTTCTGGCACTGGGACACTGTTGCTCGCACCTGCATCCACCCAGTAAGTGCTCCATAAATGTTCATTGAAGGGACTTCCTCTCGCAtctttcttttgctctctcaTCCCTGTGACTCTTGTTAAAGCTGCATCTCCTCTTCCGAGGACTCCTCAGACTCCCTTTCATTATTTCTAATTCTTCCAACACACCTCCTTTGAACATCCACTCTGGGCCA
This window contains:
- the LOC108637360 gene encoding translation initiation factor IF-2-like encodes the protein MQTDYKDLECHGTLLPEPDAREEGSAARSATRPDGPRPPFGARARPRALPPGNPRGSRRLRGARQGGLPPGRASLPSAAIRLPLTRHPALLPRGAARGSPSPVASGRCVGREPRRGRAGESGARRPPRRSRRESGRERGSRGGVCARVCERESEGERGTSGGDSENAAPAGQERRAAPSRRRPPGRDPEAGEPRPPPPDRAPPPPPGAGLSVPPSAASQEPPGGGAPPASNRRCTRRERPQEGRRLPPRLAAFPGDPESEI